Genomic DNA from Bacteroidales bacterium:
AGGTCAATGTTAATTTTTTGCAGTCATTTTCAAGTTTGTACTGTCTCCATTGAATGACGCACAACGGTTGGCGGTATGGCCAGTAAGGGATTGCGGGCGATGTCCTATCAAGTTACACGAAAATTGAAGCGGGCAACAAACCTTCGCATACCACTGAAACCCTTATTGGCTATACCGCGTGTTAGCTGCTGTATTTTTATAAATTAATTGTTCTTTCTATGTTTATTTGCTCTAAAAAAGTTTCATCGTGCGAAATGACAATCAATGTACCCTGATAATCATTGATGGCATTTGTTAGTATTTCTATGTTATAAATATCCAAATTATTGGTCGGTTCGTCCAAGATTATGATGTCTGGCGATTGATTGTAAATGCTTAAACAACATAACATCAAACGCATTCTTTCCCCACCACTTAAAGCATTGCAAGGCTTGTCCCAATCTTCTTTTGGGAACAAAAACCTATTTAGTCTTATTTTTATTTCGTGTTCCTGCAATGCAAAAGTATTAAATTGCTGTGACTGCTCATAAACTTTTCGGTTGTTATCTATTAACGAATAATCTTGGTCAATATAAACCGATTTGTTTTCTGCAATAAAGACTGTGCCGATTTGCGGTACAAGATATCCCAAAATCATTTTTATTAAAGTCGTTTTACCAGAACCGTTTGCTCCTTTTACAGATATTCGTTCCCCACTAACAATTTGAAAATTCAAATTTTCTCTCCATAAATAGTTTTCGGTTGTGTACCCGAAATTAATACTATTTGCAATAAAAAGATTTTTGCCTCTATGAAGTTTTGAATTGTCAAATCCAAACTTCATTTGGTTAATTTCAGAAAGGGAAGAACGCAACTTTTGTAATTCAGTTCTGACAATTCCTATTTTTTCTGTGTGAACACCCGCTATTTTAGCAGTACTTAACTCTGCACTGTTTTTCATAGCATTGGAAACTATTTTAGGAAGCCCCGCTTTACCACTACTTTTTTTTGCTCGTGTGTCCAGTTTTCTTTGACGTTCCAAAGTTTCACGTTGTTTCTCTTTGGCTTTTTTCAAGTCCTTTTCCTTGCTTTGAATATCTTGGTTAAGCGCATTTATTTCAATTTGTTTTTGTTCCTTATAAAAGTCGTAATCACCACCATAGACTTTAATTCCATTTGAGTTTAATTCGCAAACGGTATCTAAGAGGTTCAGTAATTTTCTGTCGTGGCTTACGATAACCAAAGTACTTTCTGTAGATTGAATATAATCATACAACAGTTGCCTGCCAAAAATATCCAAATGATTGCTTGGTTCGTCCAGCAAAACCAACTCATATTGATGGATAGAAATGCCTGCGAGAAAAACTTTTGTCTTCTGTCCTCCACTAAGGGTGTCCATTTTTTGAGACAAGTCTAAATTGGATAAATGCCAATAGTTCAGAGCATCTTTACAACGGTCTTCTAATGTCCAGTCATCATTAAGCAGGTTGAAATTTTCTTCACTTATGTTTCCGTTCAAAATTTCATTTAAGGCATTTAACTTATTTTCAATCCTTAATGCCTGAGCAATGCTCAAATGGTTAAACTGTCCGCAAATTTGTGGGATATAATACGGTTCCGCATCAACATTTATTTTACCGCCTGACGGTTCTAATTCTTTAGCAATAATTTTCAACAACGTTGATTTTCCAACTCCGTTGCTACCAATCAAAGCTATTTTGTCGTGGTTGTTTATCGTTAGGTTGATGTCAGTAAACAGCAAATCTTTATTAGGGTGTGTATATGATACACTATGTAAAGTCAACATAATTTCTTTCTTTATAAAAAATGAAACACTCACAGCAAAATATTCTACTGTACTTTTTTATCTATATGTGAAAGAAATTATTTTTTCATCCCTACTGACTGTTTAGTTTTAGATTTTGCAAATATATAAAATTATGTGGCAGCTTCCTAATATTGCAGCTAACGGATGGCGGTATGAAATCGTTGGGGATTGCGGGCTATTTACCTATCCAGTTACACTGAACTTAATGCGTGGCAGGATGTTTGAATAACCACTTAAACCCCAATGTTTTATACCGCGTGTTACCGCCTGGTGTTCTTTGTTTTCCATCATTTTTTCTTTCAATTTGCTACACTGTTTCTGACTGCCGTGCGTTTGGACAGACACACTCTTTGACAAGCTTTGGTTTTAGCGTTGGCTCGTGGGGCTTGGCAATGTGTGTGACTGTGAAGCGTGGGCATATTATTGTCTTTTAGCACTTTGAATTACGAATTTTGAAAACATTTTTACAAGGTCTAAAAAGAGCCAAATTGACCAAAATGTCAAAAACCAAATTAATCCGCTTAGAATCGTTTTAAAGCTAATAGTTGTATTGAAAAATGAATATTCTTTGATTGTAGCTGGTTCAATTAATGAGTATATCAAAATTAAGATTATGGCTGATGCAAAGGTCAAAGTTGATATTTCAAACTTACCTACTAATTGGTGCAGCAAAGATTTTGAATTATCATCTGGTGCTTCCTTTTTATATAAATCCTTTGAGAAATTAGATGTTGCAATTATTGATAAAGCTGTTATAGTAAAGCCAATTGTAACTGATAGAAAAGTCAAAATATGACCAAAAGTTGCGGAGTTATCAAAATGCAAATAGGTGGATAAGAGAAAAATTACACCTATTGAAAAAAGATATTTTGATATGTATTTAACCGTTTGCATTTATTTCTTCTTCTATTTTAGCAATGATTCGACTGAAAACA
This window encodes:
- a CDS encoding ABC-F family ATP-binding cassette domain-containing protein produces the protein MLTLHSVSYTHPNKDLLFTDINLTINNHDKIALIGSNGVGKSTLLKIIAKELEPSGGKINVDAEPYYIPQICGQFNHLSIAQALRIENKLNALNEILNGNISEENFNLLNDDWTLEDRCKDALNYWHLSNLDLSQKMDTLSGGQKTKVFLAGISIHQYELVLLDEPSNHLDIFGRQLLYDYIQSTESTLVIVSHDRKLLNLLDTVCELNSNGIKVYGGDYDFYKEQKQIEINALNQDIQSKEKDLKKAKEKQRETLERQRKLDTRAKKSSGKAGLPKIVSNAMKNSAELSTAKIAGVHTEKIGIVRTELQKLRSSLSEINQMKFGFDNSKLHRGKNLFIANSINFGYTTENYLWRENLNFQIVSGERISVKGANGSGKTTLIKMILGYLVPQIGTVFIAENKSVYIDQDYSLIDNNRKVYEQSQQFNTFALQEHEIKIRLNRFLFPKEDWDKPCNALSGGERMRLMLCCLSIYNQSPDIIILDEPTNNLDIYNIEILTNAINDYQGTLIVISHDETFLEQINIERTINL